Proteins encoded together in one Lutra lutra chromosome 4, mLutLut1.2, whole genome shotgun sequence window:
- the DMRTB1 gene encoding doublesex- and mab-3-related transcription factor B1: MKADPAKLADKMLRTPKCSRCRNHGFLVPVKGHAGKCRWKQCTCEKCYLITERQKIMAAQKVLKKQASEEEQEMALGAHGPELLSGAAAAVPGPSLRQLLPLAVSGDRELGPECRVAAGFPERPPRGPSPGPSAFQPVLGSRGHVGLSERATVAMPSSVGPQLGAEAAGKGYPGRLELRRPLRPMPSPPFADFGFPLSISSDCVVGSEYLERDPSKLYPSCSNMHSYCPFPLGYQDGSPTPGIPLQRGFRHVSCSHFHGGALVPEPVGDYQPSYYPPPPPPPPPQPPQPQFLPPGFLSALHFLPPLPPPPPPASFSLTVLSDTDKETTDDQEQDAEVPAAPPCEPSQPPSQKPSD; encoded by the exons ATGAAGGCAGACCCTGCCAAGCTGGCCGACAAGATGCTGCGTACCCCCAAGTGCTCGCGGTGCCGGAACCACGGTTTCCTGGTGCCGGTCAAGGGCCACGCGGGCAAGTGTCGCTGGAAGCAGTGCACCTGCGAGAAGTGCTACCTGATCACTGAGCGCCAGAAGATTATGGCAGCACAGAAGGTGCTCAAGAAGCAGGCCTCCGAGGAGGAGCAGGAGATGGCCCTTGGCGCACACGGGCCGGAGCTGTTGTCTGGGGCTGCGGCCGCTGTCCCGGGCCCAAGCCTCCGCCAGCTGCTTCCGCTGGCTGTTTCGGGAGACCGGGAGCTTGGCCCGGAGTGCCGCGTGGCCGCGGGCTTCCCCGAGAGGCCTCCGCGGGGCCCGAGCCCAGGCCCGAGCGCCTTCCAGCCAGTTCTGGGCAGCCGCGGCCACGTGGGGCTGAGCGAACGAGCCACCGTCGCTATGCCCAGTTCCGTGGGGCCCCAACTTGGGGCGGAGGCCGCAGGCAAGGGCTACCCCGGCCGCTTGGAGCTGCGCAGGCCGCTGCGGCCCATGCCCAGCCCGCCGTTCGCCGACTTCG GGTTCCCTCTGAGCATCAGCTCAGACTGTGTGGTGGGGTCCGAGTACCTGGAAAGAGACCCTTCTAAGCTGTACCCCAGCTGTTCCAACATGCATTCTTACTGCCCATTCCCACTGGGCTATCAAGATGGCTCCCCAACCCCAGGGATCCCTCTGCAGCGGGGCTTCCGGCATGTGTCCTGCAGCCACTTCCATGGAGGGGCCTTG GTGCCCGAGCCGGTGGGAGACTACCAGCCCAGCTACTACcctccgccgccgcccccgccgccgccgcagccgccgcagcctcagtttctcccgcCGGGGTTCCTGTCTGCGCTGCACTTCctgccgccgctgccgccaccgccgcccccggcatccttctctctcactgtcctaTCTGATACGGACAAGGAAACCACTG ATGACCAGGAGCAGGATGCCGAAGTGCCTGCAGCGCCGCCCTGTGAGCCCAGCCAGCCGCCCTCTCAGAAGCCGTCTGACTAG
- the LOC125098180 gene encoding LOW QUALITY PROTEIN: phosphate carrier protein, mitochondrial-like (The sequence of the model RefSeq protein was modified relative to this genomic sequence to represent the inferred CDS: inserted 1 base in 1 codon), with translation MRAAGGYRGRQAGSTXPLRGRLWGAAVAGEEEEQSYEYGSTRYLLLCGLGGMLSYRLTHTAIVPLDLVKCRMQADPSKYKGILSGFSATVSDDGLRGLARGWAPILLGYSLQGLFKFGLYEVFKIRYSELLGPEGAYEWRTSLYLAASASAEFFADVALAPTQAVKVRMQTQPGFDRTLRAVAPRMYGEEGPWAFYKGVAPLWLRQIPYTVMKFTCFERMVEALYKYVVPKPQRQCTKAEQLAVTFVAGYIAGIFCALVSHPADSVVSVLNKEKGSTAFEVLRRLGFTGVWKGLFARIIMIGTLTALQWFIYDSVKVCFKLPRPPAAQAPPTQNQQE, from the exons ATGCGTGCCGCTGGCGGTTACCGAGGCCGGCAGGCGGGAAGCA GCCCGCTCCGGGGTAGGCTCTGGGGGGCGGCCGtggcgggggaggaggaggagcagagctaCGAGTACGGCTCCACGAGGTACCTGCTGCTGTGCGGCCTGGGCGGCATGCTGAGCTACAGGCTGACGCACACGGCCATCGTGCCCCTGGACCTGGTCAAGTGCCGCATGCAGGCTGACCCCAGCAAGTACAAGGGCATCCTCAGCGGCTTCAGTGCGACGGTGAGCGACGACGGGCTGCGCGGCCTGGCCCGAGGCTGGGCCCCGATCCTCCTGGGGTACTCCCTGCAGGGCCTGTTCAAGTTCGGGCTCTACGAGGTCTTTAAGATCCGCTACAGCGAGCTGCTGGGCCCGGAGGGGGCATACGAGTGGAGAACCAGCCTGTACCTGGCCGCGTCGGCCAGCGCCGAGTTCTTCGCCGACGTGGCGCTGGCCCCCACCCAGGCGGTGAAGGTGCGCATGCAGACGCAGCCCGGCTTCGACCGCACGCTGCGCGCCGTCGCCCCGCGGATGTACGGCGAGGAGGGCCCGTGGGCCTTCTACAAGGGCGTGGCGCCGCTGTGGCTGCGGCAGATCCCCTACACCGTGATGAAGTTCACCTGCTTCGAGCGCATGGTGGAGGCCCTCTACAAGTACGTGGTCCCCAAGCCCCAGCGCCAGTGCACCAAGGCCGAGCAGCTGGCCGTCACCTTTGTGGCCGGCTACATCGCCGGCATCTTCTGCGCCCTTGTGTCCCACCCGGCCGACTCCGTCGTGTCCGTTTTGAACAAGGAGAAGGGCAGCACGGCCTTCGAGGTGCTGCGCAGACTGGGCTTTACGGGCGTCTGGAAGGGCCTGTTCGCCCGCATCATCATGATCGGCACCCTGACGGCGCTGCAGTGGTTCATCTATGACTCGGTCAAGGTCTGTTTCAAGCTGCCTCGCCCTCCGGCCGCCCAAGCGCCCCCAACCCAGAACCAGCAGGAGTAG